From the Quercus lobata isolate SW786 chromosome 6, ValleyOak3.0 Primary Assembly, whole genome shotgun sequence genome, one window contains:
- the LOC115949823 gene encoding bZIP transcription factor 53-like produces MSPSKGKQMQSIQAVSLVSEADAIRAFLDEKKRKRLQSNRESAKRSRVKKQRKLEDLALEKGWLLKDIEEKEKKLEHSEREWHALESENNVLMRTEKLKLAQYLNSLHLLMKNLGISYNKPERTPAEPMFNPWHVPIPNQNFGPVLASAGILRL; encoded by the coding sequence ATGAGTCCATCAAAGGGGAAACAAATGCAATCAATTCAGGCAGTGAGTTTAGTGTCTGAAGCTGATGCAATACGTGCATTCTTGGAcgagaagaaaaggaagagattgCAATCAAACAGAGAATCCGCGAAGCGGTCACGGGTAAAGAAGCAAAGGAAGCTGGAGGATTTGGCCTTGGAAAAGGGCTGGCTGTTGAAGGACATagaggagaaagagaagaagttaGAGCACTCAGAGAGAGAATGGCATGCATTGGAGTCAGAGAACAATGTTCTGATGAGGActgaaaaattgaaattggCTCAGTATTTGAATAGCTTGCATTTGTTGATGAAAAACCTTGGGATCTCATACAATAAACCTGAGAGAACTCCAGCAGAACCAATGTTTAATCCTTGGCATGTTCCTATTcccaatcaaaattttgggcCTGTCCTAGCATCTGCAGGAATACTTAGGCTATAG